One window of the Thermodesulfomicrobium sp. WS genome contains the following:
- a CDS encoding HAD family hydrolase, translating into MTDPVAPPAHVLAEVRRVRGVVFDCDGVLFDSRDVNRAYYNFILERLGLPPMSPEAEEYAYMHTVDAALAYLVPAHLLPQAKALQGHMTYGDFLDRMIPAPGVHDVLEALHGWGIRLAVNTNRKNSMEMVLERFGMAHLFAPVMTAAKVVRPKPDPEGLLRILAHWDMGPDQVAYVGDSEVDAATAAAAGVPLWAYRNPELPAKLHVDSFADLRHWFAYVLGGASGVPR; encoded by the coding sequence ATGACGGACCCTGTGGCGCCCCCGGCGCACGTGCTCGCCGAAGTGCGGCGCGTGCGGGGCGTGGTGTTTGATTGTGACGGCGTACTCTTCGACTCCCGGGACGTGAACCGGGCGTACTACAATTTCATTTTGGAGCGTTTGGGCCTGCCTCCCATGAGCCCGGAGGCCGAAGAGTACGCCTACATGCACACCGTGGACGCTGCCCTGGCCTACTTGGTGCCTGCGCACCTGCTCCCTCAGGCCAAGGCGCTGCAAGGCCATATGACCTATGGGGATTTTCTCGATCGCATGATTCCGGCCCCGGGTGTCCATGACGTGCTCGAAGCGCTCCACGGGTGGGGGATTCGTTTGGCGGTCAATACGAACCGCAAAAACTCCATGGAGATGGTGTTGGAACGGTTCGGGATGGCCCATCTGTTCGCCCCGGTCATGACCGCGGCCAAGGTCGTACGGCCCAAGCCGGACCCGGAAGGGCTGCTGCGGATTTTGGCCCATTGGGACATGGGCCCGGATCAGGTGGCCTATGTGGGGGATTCGGAGGTGGATGCCGCTACCGCCGCCGCAGCGGGTGTGCCCCTGTGGGCGTACCGGAACCCTGAACTTCCAGCCAAGCTCCATGTGGACAGTTTTGCCGATCTGCGGCATTGGTTTGCATACGTTTTGGGTGGTGCCTCCGGAGTGCCGCGCTGA
- the ilvN gene encoding acetolactate synthase small subunit — MRHVLSILVENEPGVLSRVAGLFSGRGFNIESLNVGPTLDPTVSHMTIVTIGDDQIIEQIIKQLHKIISVIKVVDLSEEQAVEREIVLVKVGAEDSKRAEVLRIVDIFRCKVVDVSVDELTVEITGDKNKIKAIITLLQRFGIKEFVRSGPIAMRRSMQLAD, encoded by the coding sequence ATGCGGCATGTGCTCTCGATTTTGGTGGAAAACGAACCCGGCGTGCTCTCTCGTGTGGCCGGACTCTTTAGCGGCCGAGGATTCAATATCGAGTCCCTCAATGTAGGGCCCACGCTGGACCCGACAGTGTCGCATATGACTATTGTCACCATCGGAGATGACCAAATTATTGAGCAAATCATCAAACAGCTCCATAAGATCATCTCTGTGATCAAGGTGGTAGACCTGTCGGAAGAGCAGGCGGTGGAGCGAGAAATTGTCTTGGTCAAAGTCGGTGCTGAAGACTCCAAGCGTGCTGAAGTACTTCGCATTGTCGATATTTTTCGATGCAAAGTCGTTGATGTGAGTGTGGATGAGCTGACCGTGGAAATTACGGGTGATAAGAATAAAATAAAGGCGATCATCACACTTCTTCAGCGATTTGGTATTAAGGAATTTGTGCGCAGCGGACCAATTGCCATGCGTCGTAGCATGCAGCTTGCTGATTAA
- the coaD gene encoding pantetheine-phosphate adenylyltransferase, which yields MAERIAIYPGTFDPLTNGHVSIVRRSLDIFDKVIVAVAMHSGKNPLFSLEERVDMVREVFQKNTRVIAEEFSGLLVEYAHSRGVNTIIRGLRAVSDFEYEFQMALMNRKLAPNIHTVFMMTDYKWLYISSTIIKDVARLGGSIDGLVPEVVAGRIRERLFAA from the coding sequence ATGGCAGAACGAATAGCTATTTATCCCGGAACGTTCGATCCTTTGACCAATGGTCATGTGAGTATCGTACGCCGGAGTTTGGATATTTTCGATAAGGTCATTGTTGCGGTTGCAATGCATTCGGGAAAAAATCCGCTTTTTTCTTTAGAAGAGCGTGTAGATATGGTGCGGGAAGTATTTCAAAAAAATACCAGAGTCATTGCGGAAGAATTTTCCGGATTACTGGTAGAATATGCGCATTCACGTGGAGTCAACACAATCATTCGTGGTCTGCGCGCCGTTTCCGATTTTGAGTATGAATTTCAGATGGCGCTTATGAATCGAAAACTTGCTCCAAATATCCATACCGTCTTTATGATGACGGACTACAAGTGGTTGTATATCAGCTCCACCATCATCAAGGATGTGGCCAGGCTTGGGGGCAGCATTGATGGATTGGTGCCTGAAGTGGTGGCCGGACGCATCCGGGAGCGGCTCTTCGCGGCATGA
- a CDS encoding DUF465 domain-containing protein: MEQQELELIAAHVATDPELKALWEEHVMFEKILEKYAAKPALTPSEEMEMKEYKKKKLAGKTKIQELLKKYKRKE, translated from the coding sequence ATGGAGCAGCAGGAACTTGAACTCATCGCCGCACATGTTGCCACGGATCCTGAGCTCAAGGCGTTGTGGGAAGAGCATGTGATGTTCGAGAAAATCCTCGAGAAATATGCTGCGAAACCAGCGCTCACTCCTTCCGAGGAAATGGAGATGAAGGAGTATAAGAAGAAAAAGTTGGCAGGAAAGACCAAGATTCAAGAGTTGCTCAAGAAATATAAACGCAAGGAGTAG
- the ilvC gene encoding ketol-acid reductoisomerase, which yields MKIYYEKDADLHILEAKTVAIIGYGSQGHAHAQNLRDSGVRVIIGQRPGGPNWRLAQEHGFAPVSAAEAAAQADLIMILVQDQYQPQVYQQEILPGLTAGKTLLFGHGFNIHYHQIVPPADVDVAMIAPKGPGHLVRREFEKGGGVPCLVAVHQDATGQALAKALAYAAGIGGARSGVIETTFAEETETDLFGEQAVLCGGVSELIRAGFETLVEAGYQPEIAFFECMHELKLIVDLLYEGGFKKMHHSISDTAEFGDYCTGPRVINAESRQAMRQVLREIQDGTFARNWILENKAGLPSFLAKRRQAHEHAIEQVGDRLRSMMSWLGK from the coding sequence ATGAAGATTTATTATGAGAAAGATGCGGACTTACATATATTGGAGGCCAAAACCGTGGCCATCATTGGCTACGGGAGCCAGGGGCATGCTCATGCCCAGAACTTGCGGGACTCTGGGGTGCGGGTGATCATCGGCCAGCGGCCGGGTGGACCCAATTGGCGCCTTGCTCAGGAGCACGGTTTTGCGCCGGTGAGCGCTGCCGAGGCCGCGGCGCAGGCGGACCTCATCATGATCTTGGTGCAGGACCAGTATCAGCCTCAAGTGTACCAGCAGGAAATCCTGCCGGGGCTTACTGCGGGGAAGACTCTGCTTTTTGGTCATGGATTCAATATTCACTACCACCAGATTGTACCGCCTGCGGACGTGGATGTGGCCATGATCGCTCCTAAAGGACCAGGGCATCTGGTGCGTCGGGAGTTCGAAAAGGGCGGTGGAGTTCCGTGTTTGGTGGCGGTACATCAGGATGCTACCGGCCAGGCCTTGGCGAAGGCCTTGGCGTACGCAGCGGGGATCGGTGGTGCTCGCTCCGGGGTTATCGAAACCACCTTCGCCGAGGAGACGGAGACCGATCTCTTTGGCGAGCAGGCCGTGCTTTGCGGTGGGGTGAGCGAGCTCATCCGCGCAGGCTTCGAGACCTTGGTGGAAGCCGGGTATCAGCCAGAGATTGCCTTTTTCGAGTGTATGCATGAACTCAAACTCATCGTGGATCTGCTCTACGAGGGTGGATTCAAGAAGATGCATCATTCCATCAGTGATACCGCGGAGTTCGGCGACTATTGCACCGGCCCCCGAGTCATCAACGCGGAATCTCGTCAGGCCATGCGCCAGGTATTGCGCGAAATCCAAGATGGGACCTTCGCCCGCAACTGGATCTTGGAGAACAAGGCAGGGTTGCCTTCCTTTTTGGCCAAGCGGCGCCAAGCGCACGAGCATGCCATCGAGCAGGTGGGGGATCGCCTGCGCTCCATGATGAGCTGGCTTGGAAAGTAG
- a CDS encoding AMP-binding protein: MERPTLREITLGQMLDEAIAQYPDNEVVVYVDRNFRLTYREFGKLVDDVAKGLMALGVQKGEKVAIWASNVPYWVVLQFATAKIGAILLTVNTFYKSAELEYLLKQSEAENLVLIDSFRDTDYVQIVYDLVPELKTQQRGYLQSERFPDLKRVIFMGPEKHRGMYSIPEVVSLARMVGEDEYLARQASLSPHDVVNMQYTSGTTGFPKGVMLTHYNIGNNGFWIGENQRFTNKDRICLPVPLFHCFGCVLGVLAAVSHGATLVILESFNPLMVLSSVEEERCTALYGVPTMFIAVLEHRSFDRYDLSSLRTGIMAGAPCPVPVMEKVIDKMHMREITICYGLTEASPVMTQTRVDDSIEHRTQTVGRAMPEIEVTIRDPETNQPVPFGVQGEVCCRGYNVMKGYYNNPDATAAAIDVEGWLHSGDLGTMDEQGYVRITGRLKDMIIRGGENIYPREIEEFLYRMEGIKDVQVVGVPSRKYGEEVGAFIILKEGFDYAPEDIKDFCRGKIARYKIPKYIAFLDEYPMTASGKIQKYKLRELAAQMFPEAMK; encoded by the coding sequence ATGGAAAGGCCTACTCTGCGAGAAATTACTCTGGGCCAGATGCTCGATGAGGCCATTGCGCAGTATCCCGACAACGAAGTGGTCGTGTATGTGGATCGCAATTTCCGGCTGACATACCGGGAGTTCGGCAAGCTGGTTGATGATGTCGCCAAAGGACTTATGGCCCTTGGCGTCCAAAAGGGTGAAAAAGTTGCTATTTGGGCGTCCAATGTGCCGTATTGGGTGGTGCTCCAATTCGCCACAGCAAAAATTGGCGCTATTTTGCTCACGGTGAACACTTTTTATAAGTCAGCGGAGTTGGAGTATCTTCTCAAGCAATCGGAAGCCGAGAACCTCGTGCTCATCGATTCGTTCCGCGACACGGATTATGTGCAGATTGTTTACGACCTGGTGCCTGAGCTCAAGACGCAGCAGCGCGGCTACTTGCAGAGCGAGCGTTTCCCCGATCTCAAGCGGGTCATTTTCATGGGGCCGGAAAAACACCGGGGCATGTACTCCATCCCGGAGGTGGTGAGTCTTGCCCGCATGGTGGGTGAGGATGAATACCTAGCGCGTCAGGCAAGCCTTTCTCCGCACGATGTGGTCAATATGCAGTATACATCGGGAACCACAGGATTTCCCAAAGGAGTGATGCTCACCCATTACAACATCGGCAACAATGGTTTTTGGATTGGCGAAAACCAGCGTTTCACGAACAAGGATCGCATTTGTTTGCCGGTACCGCTCTTCCATTGCTTTGGATGCGTCCTTGGGGTGCTTGCCGCAGTGAGCCATGGGGCAACCCTGGTGATCCTGGAGAGCTTCAATCCCCTCATGGTCCTTTCTTCGGTGGAAGAAGAAAGATGTACGGCACTCTATGGAGTGCCTACCATGTTCATTGCCGTACTCGAGCATCGTTCTTTTGACCGTTATGATCTTTCTTCGCTCCGAACAGGCATTATGGCCGGAGCTCCCTGTCCGGTGCCGGTGATGGAAAAGGTCATCGACAAGATGCATATGCGGGAAATCACCATTTGCTATGGCCTCACCGAGGCTTCGCCGGTTATGACGCAGACTCGGGTGGACGATAGTATCGAGCATCGGACCCAAACCGTGGGCCGGGCCATGCCGGAGATCGAGGTGACTATCCGTGATCCGGAGACCAACCAGCCGGTTCCTTTTGGGGTGCAGGGCGAGGTGTGCTGTCGCGGCTACAACGTCATGAAAGGGTATTACAATAACCCCGACGCCACGGCCGCGGCCATCGACGTGGAGGGATGGCTCCATTCCGGTGATTTGGGGACCATGGACGAGCAGGGATACGTGCGTATCACCGGCCGCCTCAAGGACATGATCATCCGTGGTGGTGAGAATATCTATCCGCGGGAGATCGAAGAGTTCTTGTACCGCATGGAAGGCATCAAGGATGTGCAGGTGGTTGGGGTCCCCAGCCGCAAATATGGCGAAGAGGTGGGCGCGTTCATCATCCTCAAAGAAGGGTTCGACTACGCGCCGGAAGACATCAAGGATTTTTGTCGCGGCAAGATCGCCCGCTACAAGATTCCCAAATACATCGCTTTTCTTGACGAATATCCCATGACGGCAAGCGGAAAGATCCAGAAATACAAATTGCGCGAACTGGCTGCGCAGATGTTCCCCGAGGCCATGAAATGA
- a CDS encoding ATPase, T2SS/T4P/T4SS family gives MEVPNTETQLLTKAWNLFSQENFVGAHDLCLAGYERGFRSYDLVRLLLDSLNKMGRISEQADLTLKILAENAYPPAIAAKLYFRAGLILQHQHKYDEARELFEKVLALDPSFPGIEQRIKALAPKPAVASSRYSYLVEHGIVSQEALARALESKDPDAILLGELGVPKDELGESLARFYKTEFVSFSGSKEPPFELFEKRRLDPEFLKRFGWVPFEQQGNQIVVLMLNPYDLGRLDEIRFIYGTSSIVPKVTLAQDLEQYIDHFYRQITGGEDLASAFDEDVSAGEVAPEDTLEAGLSEQDSEVVRMVNALLVEAWRKNVSDIHIEPNPFSRYCLIRFRVDGTCHEFRKIRLALARPIVSRLKIMAHLDIAERRLPQDGKIKIKLPDRNQVVEYRMATIPTIENQEDVVLRVLASGKPLPLEKLGLLPRNQTAFEAMIRKPYGLILVVGPTGSGKTTTLHSAVSYINTPERKIWTAEDPVEITQEGLRQVQVQPKIGLTFAAVLRSFLRADPDVIMIGEMRDKETAHIGVEASLTGHLVFSTLHTNSAPETVTRLLDMDLDPFNFADSLLCVLAQRLVKTLCPNCKEAYQASDREIEELRMEFGPGFDVHAAEFLASERTLYRKVGCAQCMGSGYKGRVGIHELMLSSEGIKTSIKYRKPTEEIRSQAVADGMLSLKQDGILKVLQGRTDIEQVRAVAG, from the coding sequence ATGGAAGTTCCCAACACTGAGACGCAGCTCCTCACCAAGGCGTGGAATCTGTTCTCGCAAGAGAATTTTGTCGGCGCCCATGACCTTTGCCTTGCTGGATATGAGCGGGGCTTCCGCAGCTATGATTTGGTGCGGCTGCTCCTCGATAGCCTCAATAAAATGGGGCGTATCAGTGAGCAGGCGGACCTGACTTTGAAAATCTTGGCGGAGAATGCATACCCACCAGCTATCGCCGCCAAACTCTATTTCCGTGCAGGGCTCATCCTTCAGCATCAACACAAGTATGACGAGGCCCGAGAGCTTTTCGAGAAAGTTTTAGCCCTGGATCCGTCTTTCCCGGGTATTGAGCAGCGCATCAAGGCTTTGGCTCCTAAGCCTGCGGTGGCTAGTAGTCGGTACTCGTACCTCGTGGAGCACGGCATCGTTTCTCAAGAGGCCTTGGCTCGGGCCCTCGAATCCAAGGACCCCGACGCGATACTCTTGGGCGAGCTCGGCGTACCGAAGGATGAGCTGGGAGAAAGCCTCGCTCGGTTCTACAAGACGGAGTTCGTTTCCTTCTCGGGAAGTAAGGAACCTCCTTTTGAACTCTTTGAAAAACGACGGCTGGATCCGGAGTTTCTCAAGCGTTTCGGGTGGGTCCCCTTCGAGCAGCAGGGGAACCAAATTGTCGTGCTCATGCTCAATCCCTATGACTTGGGGCGGCTTGACGAGATCCGTTTCATTTATGGGACATCGAGCATCGTGCCTAAAGTCACCCTTGCCCAGGATCTCGAACAGTACATTGACCATTTTTATCGCCAGATCACCGGCGGCGAGGATTTGGCCTCCGCCTTTGATGAGGATGTCTCGGCGGGGGAGGTGGCCCCGGAGGATACTCTTGAGGCAGGACTCTCGGAGCAGGACAGCGAAGTGGTGCGCATGGTCAACGCTCTCTTGGTGGAGGCTTGGCGCAAGAACGTCTCGGATATCCATATCGAGCCCAATCCTTTTAGTCGCTATTGCCTCATTCGTTTCCGCGTGGACGGCACCTGTCACGAGTTTCGCAAGATTCGTCTCGCCTTGGCCCGGCCTATCGTCTCCCGCCTCAAGATCATGGCGCACCTTGATATCGCGGAGCGTCGCCTGCCCCAGGACGGCAAGATCAAGATCAAGCTCCCGGACCGCAATCAGGTGGTGGAGTACCGCATGGCGACCATCCCCACCATCGAGAATCAGGAAGACGTGGTGCTGCGCGTCTTGGCCTCGGGAAAACCGCTGCCTTTGGAGAAGCTCGGGCTGCTGCCTCGCAACCAGACCGCCTTTGAGGCCATGATCCGCAAACCCTATGGCCTGATCTTGGTGGTCGGGCCCACGGGCTCTGGAAAGACCACGACTCTGCACTCGGCGGTGAGCTACATCAACACGCCGGAACGCAAAATCTGGACCGCGGAAGATCCGGTGGAAATCACCCAGGAGGGGCTGCGTCAGGTACAGGTGCAGCCCAAGATCGGGCTGACTTTTGCCGCGGTATTGCGTTCCTTTTTGCGCGCTGATCCGGATGTCATCATGATCGGTGAGATGCGGGACAAGGAAACGGCGCATATCGGCGTGGAGGCCTCGCTCACGGGCCATCTCGTCTTCTCCACGCTGCATACCAACTCAGCGCCGGAGACGGTGACCCGTCTTCTGGACATGGATTTGGACCCCTTCAATTTTGCCGACTCGCTTTTGTGTGTATTGGCGCAGCGCCTGGTGAAGACGTTGTGTCCGAACTGCAAGGAGGCATATCAAGCTTCGGACCGCGAGATTGAGGAACTGCGCATGGAGTTTGGTCCCGGCTTCGATGTCCACGCGGCGGAGTTTCTTGCGTCGGAGCGCACACTCTACCGCAAGGTGGGCTGCGCCCAATGCATGGGCAGTGGCTACAAAGGCCGGGTCGGCATCCACGAGCTCATGTTGAGCTCCGAGGGCATCAAGACCTCCATCAAATATCGGAAGCCTACGGAGGAGATCCGCTCCCAGGCGGTGGCAGACGGCATGCTCTCCCTCAAGCAAGACGGCATTCTCAAGGTGCTTCAAGGTCGCACGGACATTGAACAAGTGCGAGCTGTGGCAGGATGA
- the miaA gene encoding tRNA (adenosine(37)-N6)-dimethylallyltransferase MiaA — protein sequence MKRLPVLCVVGATGTGKTAAALALADALHGAVINVDSRQVYAHIPIVTAQPSPEEQAQCPHLLYGYLPLDKPVQAGSFARQLADAVDAARAMGRTPILVGGTGLYLRAFLQGIAPVPPIADAVRAAVLSRCQTHGPEMLHRRLAEVDPVSAARIHPRDSQRICRALEVFEGTGEPLSRWHARTVPVAAVRGIILGLSATLPELTPRLAQRIQAMLAAGALEEMHEAWRICPNRSAPGFSGIGCPELLAVIHREMDLATAQTTWLANTRAYAKRQMTWFRKEKVHWVAPTDHARMVEWARRALEEEA from the coding sequence ATGAAGCGTCTTCCAGTGCTTTGTGTCGTGGGGGCAACGGGTACCGGAAAGACCGCTGCGGCCTTGGCCTTGGCCGATGCCCTGCATGGGGCGGTGATCAATGTGGATTCGCGCCAGGTTTACGCCCACATCCCCATCGTCACCGCTCAGCCCTCGCCCGAGGAGCAGGCCCAGTGCCCGCATCTGCTCTACGGATATCTCCCGTTGGACAAGCCGGTCCAGGCCGGAAGTTTTGCCCGCCAGCTGGCAGACGCCGTGGATGCGGCGAGAGCCATGGGACGGACCCCGATTCTCGTGGGCGGTACTGGCCTGTACCTACGCGCCTTTTTGCAGGGGATCGCCCCGGTGCCGCCCATTGCCGATGCAGTGCGTGCGGCGGTGCTTTCCCGCTGCCAGACCCATGGCCCGGAGATGCTGCATCGACGCCTGGCGGAAGTGGACCCTGTGAGCGCCGCCCGCATTCATCCGCGTGACAGCCAGCGTATTTGTCGCGCCCTGGAAGTCTTCGAGGGCACCGGCGAGCCCCTTTCGCGCTGGCATGCGCGCACCGTGCCGGTGGCTGCGGTGCGGGGAATCATTCTCGGTCTTTCCGCGACGTTGCCGGAGCTGACTCCGCGGCTCGCCCAGCGTATTCAGGCCATGCTTGCTGCGGGCGCGCTCGAAGAAATGCACGAGGCCTGGCGTATTTGTCCCAACCGCAGCGCGCCGGGGTTTTCTGGTATCGGTTGCCCGGAACTTTTGGCGGTGATCCATAGAGAGATGGATTTGGCCACAGCCCAAACCACTTGGCTGGCCAATACACGCGCCTACGCCAAGCGGCAGATGACGTGGTTTCGCAAAGAGAAGGTGCATTGGGTTGCGCCCACCGACCATGCCCGCATGGTGGAGTGGGCGCGCCGAGCGCTGGAAGAAGAGGCGTAA
- a CDS encoding cupin domain-containing protein codes for MNTDKLGTRIQRFREMAEMTREQLAERSGLALDFIQRLEEESLYPSLGPLLKIARALGVRLGTFLDDELGQDPVVVRQGERRDELHMRGKDCSVGLTFYSLGKGKKDRHMEPFFIELAPQPARGDTALSSHEGEEFIVVVSGEVEIVYGRDTYVLSAGDSIYLNSIVPHEVRCHGNTPASIYAVLYFPE; via the coding sequence ATGAACACGGACAAGTTGGGTACGCGAATCCAGCGGTTTCGGGAAATGGCGGAGATGACGCGGGAGCAACTGGCCGAGCGCAGCGGCCTTGCCCTCGATTTTATCCAGCGTTTGGAAGAGGAATCCCTTTATCCCTCCTTGGGGCCGCTGCTCAAGATTGCCCGGGCCCTTGGCGTGCGCTTGGGAACCTTTCTCGATGACGAATTGGGGCAGGACCCGGTGGTCGTGCGTCAGGGCGAGCGCCGCGATGAGCTGCACATGCGGGGCAAAGACTGCTCCGTGGGTCTCACTTTCTATTCACTTGGAAAAGGCAAAAAAGACCGGCACATGGAACCGTTTTTCATCGAGCTCGCCCCGCAGCCTGCGCGCGGTGACACTGCGCTCTCCAGTCATGAGGGCGAAGAATTCATCGTTGTGGTGAGCGGCGAGGTGGAGATCGTTTATGGCCGGGATACCTATGTGCTGAGCGCGGGGGACTCTATTTATCTCAATTCCATTGTGCCCCATGAAGTGCGTTGTCATGGGAACACGCCGGCATCCATCTACGCAGTATTGTATTTCCCTGAATAG
- the ilvB gene encoding biosynthetic-type acetolactate synthase large subunit: protein MVRTGAQILLECLQREGVDLIFGFPGGAIIDIYDELPNHPIRHILVRHEQGAVHAADGYARASGKVGVCLVTSGPGATNTVTGIATAYMDSVPLVIFTGQVPTQLIGNDAFQEADIVGITRPCTKHNYLVKDVRHLAFTIKQAFYLARTGRPGPVLVDLPKDVIRATAEFHYPETMSMRSYNPRYSPNRKQLRRAAELIAASSRPVIYAGGGVIAADAAGELTQLARTHHLPVTTTLMGLGAFPGTDPLWLGMLGMHGTYTANMAINNADLLISIGARFDDRVTGRVDAFAPRAKIIHFDIDPTSISKNVMVDVPIVADCRQGLVGLMEELARVSGVDWRGKHATWLAELATMQREHPLTYAPGGEYIKPQWVVEKIYEITQGEAIIATEVGQNQMWAAQFYRYNRPRTFLSSGGLGTMGYGFPAAIGAQLAFPDRLVIDIAGDGSIQMNIQELATAVSYQIPVKVVILNNGYLGMVRQWQELFYNKNYCATCLHINPDFVALAKAYGAEGFRVERAEDVEPVLRKAFDYPGPVFVDVRVEPEENVAPMVPAGAALSEMLLV, encoded by the coding sequence ATGGTGCGGACCGGCGCCCAAATTCTTTTGGAATGCTTGCAACGGGAAGGCGTGGATCTCATCTTCGGCTTTCCGGGAGGAGCGATCATCGATATCTATGATGAACTCCCCAATCATCCCATTCGGCATATTCTCGTGCGGCATGAGCAGGGCGCTGTCCATGCCGCTGACGGCTATGCGCGGGCGTCGGGCAAGGTCGGTGTATGTTTGGTCACCTCGGGGCCTGGTGCCACCAATACGGTGACCGGCATCGCCACCGCGTACATGGATTCGGTGCCTCTTGTGATCTTTACCGGGCAGGTGCCCACGCAACTCATCGGCAACGACGCCTTTCAGGAAGCCGACATCGTGGGCATCACCCGGCCGTGTACCAAGCACAATTATTTGGTGAAGGATGTGCGGCATCTGGCCTTCACCATCAAGCAGGCCTTCTATCTGGCTCGCACGGGCCGACCAGGGCCGGTGTTGGTGGATCTGCCCAAGGATGTCATTCGCGCCACGGCGGAGTTCCACTACCCGGAGACCATGTCTATGCGCAGCTATAATCCGAGATACTCGCCCAACCGCAAGCAGTTGCGCCGGGCAGCGGAGCTTATTGCTGCGAGCTCGCGGCCTGTGATCTATGCGGGTGGCGGGGTGATTGCTGCTGACGCGGCTGGGGAGCTCACACAGCTTGCCCGGACGCACCACCTGCCGGTGACCACAACGCTCATGGGGCTTGGGGCCTTTCCGGGGACCGATCCTTTGTGGCTCGGCATGTTGGGGATGCACGGGACGTATACCGCCAACATGGCCATCAACAATGCCGATCTCCTCATCTCCATTGGGGCCCGCTTCGACGATCGGGTCACCGGCCGAGTGGATGCCTTTGCGCCGCGGGCCAAGATCATCCATTTTGACATCGATCCCACATCCATCAGTAAGAACGTGATGGTGGACGTGCCCATTGTGGCCGATTGCCGCCAAGGGCTAGTGGGGCTCATGGAGGAGCTGGCCCGCGTTTCCGGCGTCGATTGGCGGGGTAAGCACGCGACCTGGCTTGCGGAGCTTGCGACCATGCAGCGTGAACATCCCCTGACCTATGCCCCAGGTGGCGAGTACATCAAACCGCAATGGGTGGTGGAGAAAATCTACGAGATCACCCAAGGCGAGGCCATCATCGCCACCGAGGTGGGACAGAACCAGATGTGGGCTGCCCAATTTTATCGCTATAACCGGCCGCGTACCTTCTTGTCCTCCGGCGGCCTCGGCACCATGGGCTATGGCTTCCCCGCTGCCATTGGCGCCCAATTGGCCTTCCCCGACCGCTTGGTCATCGACATCGCCGGCGACGGCTCTATTCAGATGAATATCCAGGAGTTGGCCACAGCAGTCAGTTATCAGATCCCGGTGAAGGTGGTCATCTTGAACAATGGCTACCTCGGCATGGTGCGGCAGTGGCAAGAGTTGTTCTATAACAAGAATTATTGCGCCACCTGCTTGCATATCAATCCGGATTTCGTGGCGTTGGCCAAGGCGTACGGCGCTGAGGGGTTCCGGGTGGAACGCGCTGAGGACGTGGAGCCGGTGCTCCGCAAGGCCTTTGACTATCCTGGGCCGGTATTCGTGGATGTGCGGGTCGAACCCGAGGAGAATGTGGCTCCCATGGTGCCTGCAGGCGCGGCGTTGTCGGAAATGCTCTTGGTGTAG
- a CDS encoding twin-arginine translocase TatA/TatE family subunit, with translation MFGIGIPELLVILVIVLVIFGANRLPEIGAGMGKAIKNFKKATSEPEEIDVSPKKNDTPSETKQA, from the coding sequence ATGTTCGGCATCGGCATCCCGGAGCTTCTCGTTATCTTGGTTATTGTGCTTGTTATCTTTGGCGCCAATCGGCTGCCGGAGATCGGAGCGGGCATGGGCAAGGCGATCAAAAATTTCAAAAAGGCCACGAGCGAGCCCGAAGAAATCGACGTCAGCCCCAAAAAGAACGACACCCCGTCGGAAACCAAGCAAGCCTAA
- a CDS encoding YggT family protein has translation MAVITSLVSAVYFVLDTVLSLYFWIILAAVVLSWVNPDPYNPIVRGIRSLTEPVFYRVRKWMPFTFMSGIDFSPVVVMLAIKFVQVFLAQLLGRMMFF, from the coding sequence ATGGCAGTGATTACGAGTTTGGTGAGTGCTGTATATTTTGTTTTGGATACGGTTCTCTCGCTCTATTTTTGGATCATTTTGGCAGCAGTGGTGCTTTCATGGGTAAATCCTGATCCATACAATCCGATCGTTCGTGGAATCCGCTCCTTGACCGAACCTGTCTTTTATCGCGTCCGGAAGTGGATGCCGTTCACGTTCATGAGCGGTATTGATTTCTCTCCGGTCGTTGTGATGTTGGCCATCAAGTTCGTGCAGGTTTTTCTTGCACAACTACTTGGAAGAATGATGTTTTTTTGA